One Hevea brasiliensis isolate MT/VB/25A 57/8 chromosome 5, ASM3005281v1, whole genome shotgun sequence genomic region harbors:
- the LOC110662978 gene encoding translationally-controlled tumor protein homolog yields the protein MLVYQDLLTGDELLSDSFPYKEIENGMLWEVEGKWVVQGAIDVDIGANPSAEGGEEDEGVDDQAVKVVDIVDTFRLQEQPGFDKKQFVTYMKRYIKLLTPKLEPEKQELFKKHIEGATKFLLSKLIDLQFFVGESMHDDGSLVFAYYKEGATDPTFLYLSYGLKEFKC from the exons atgCTCGTTTATCAGGATCTTCTCACAG GCGATGAGCTTCTCTCGGACTCATTCCCATATAAGGAAATCGAGAACGGGATGTTATGGGAAGTTGAGGGAAAG TGGGTTGTTCAGGGAGCAATTGATGTAGACATTGGTGCGAACCCTTCTGCAGAAggtggagaagaagatgaaggtgttgATGACCAAGCTGTCAAGGTTGTCGATATTGTTGACACATTCAGGCTTCAG GAGCAACCTGGTTTTGACAAGAAGCAGTTTGTTACCTACATGAAGAGGTACATCAAATTGCTGACACCCAAATTGGAGCCAGAGAAGCAAGAGTTGTTCAAGAAGCACATTGAAGGAGCTACCAAGTTCCTGCTTTCAAAGCTCATTGACCTCCAATT CTTTGTGGGCGAGAGCATGCATGATGATGGCAGCCTTGTATTTGCATACTACAAGGAAGGAGCTACTGATCCAACCTTTCTGTACCTTTCATATGGGCTCAAAGAATTCAAGTGTTGA
- the LOC131180062 gene encoding uncharacterized protein LOC131180062 translates to MGTKLAYSTAYHPQSDGQSERLNQSMEGYLRCLCYQAPHSWVKWLSLAEWWYNTSYHSALKLSPFEALYGYKPAPLTFLPLENASSSIALRKNFKLVARSYGPFQLEAKVGTVAYKLKLPPNSTVHPVFHVSLLKKKVGDNTVIVQDLPLFQDDTVIVAPEKVLQIRIITRHDQQVLQGLIKWMNLPEEEAT, encoded by the exons ATGGGGACTAAGCTTGCTTATAGTACAGCCTATCACCCTCagtcagatggccaatctgagagattAAATCAGAGTATGGAAGGATATTTGAGGTGTCTTTGTTATCAAGCCCCTCATTCATGGGTTAAATGGCTTTCTTTAGCTGAATGGTGGTATAACACTAGCTATCATAGTGCCTTGAAGCTGTCTCCAtttgaagctttatatggttACAAGCCAGCTCCATTGACTTTTCTGCCTCTTGAGAATGCTTCA AGTTCTATAGCCTTAAGAAAAAACTTCAAGTTGGTAGCAAGGTCTTATGGGCCTTTTCAACTGGAAGCTAAAGTTGGTACTGTGGCTTACAAACTGAAACTACCCCCTAATTCCACTGTACATCCTGTGTTCCATGTTTCGTTATTAAAGAAAAAGGTTGGAGACAATACTGTGATCGTTCAGGATCTACCTCTTTTTCAGGATGATACAGTGATAGTGGCTCCAGAAAAAGTTTTGCAGATTAGAATAATTACCAGGCATGATCAGCAAGTTCTTCAAGGACTTATCAAGTGGATGAATTTACCTGAAGAGGAAGCTACCTAG
- the LOC110654617 gene encoding transposon Ty3-I Gag-Pol polyprotein — translation MSEKEREVFQLQGLEEGEEEWHDVMEGDIPDSAEAVTLSIHAIERIQGAETIRGKDFQTPLFCIQVSESHPSVIPNTAAFSSNSITFQGTAAPSSPYSVELQSFLDEYHGIFEDPKGLPPFKSHNHSIPLVPSALPVNIRPYRYPHFQKTEIEKLVDEMKLNDLTIKDKFPIPIIDDLLDELHGASIFSKIDLKAEYHQIRMNPSDIHKTSFRTHHGHYEFTVMPFGLTNVPATFQALMNHIFQYISQQQLFAKLSKCSFGKAEIDYLGHIISREGVATDPTKIKAVLSWPIPTSVKELRSFLGLTGYYRKFVQHYGIISKPLTDMLKKDAFQWGETAQRAFDHLRIAISQAPVLALSDFNKPFIVETDASGTSMGAVLQQNGHPIAFISKAFGPRTKALSVYERELLAITFAVSKWRHYLEQEPFFIKIDHESIKHLLEQKLHTNLQLKGVSKLLGLQYKIIYRKGVENKVVDALSRKIAVDGQLYALHSSLQPTWMAQLIHSYEGDVKAAEFISHLSINEQGHPLYSYKNRFLFHKDRLYVGSNGGHYGINATFVRLSRHFYWPGMLKSVVDWIKSCDTCARCKTETCASPGLLEPLPILTQAWQHITMDFVEQLPKSQGNDTILVVICRFTKYGHFIPLQHPFTASTVAKLFLDTIFKLHGLPVSIITDRDKIFTSLF, via the exons ATGtctgaaaaagaaagagaagtttttcAATTGCAAGGACTAGAGGAAGGAGAGGAGGAATGGCATGATGTAATGGAAGGGGATATACCTGATAGTGCAGAGGCAGTAACTCTGTCAATCCATGCTATTGAGAGAATTCAAGGAGCTGAAACTATAAGG GggaaggattttcaaactcccttGTTTTGCATACAAGTTTCTGAGTCACATCCTTCAGTAATTCCAAATACTGCAGCATTCTCAAGTAATTCTATTACATTTCAAGGTACTGCAGCACCCTCAAGTCCTTATTCAGTTGAATTGCAGTCATTCTTGGATGAGTATCATGGGATTTTTGAGGATCCAAAAGGCCTGCCACCTTTCAAAAGTCACAACCATTCAATTCCCTTGGTACCTTCAGCATTACCTGTCAATATCAGGCCTTATAGGTACCCACATTTTCAGAAGACAGAAATAGAGAAACTTGTGGATGAAAT GAAGTTGAATGATCTTACTATCAAAGACAAGTTCCCAATTCCTATTATAGATGATCTTCTAGATGAGCTTCATGGTGCTTCAATTTTTTCTAAGATTGATTTAAAAGCTGAATACCATCAGATTAGGATGAATCCTTCTGATATTCACAAAACATCTTTTAGAACACatcatgggcattatgaatttactGTCATGCCCTTTGGGCTAACAAATGTCCCTGCAACATTTCAAGCACTCATGAACCACATCTTCCAGTATATTAGT CAGCAACAATTATTTGCAAAACTAAGTAAATGTTCATTTGGTAAGGCTGAAATTGATTATTTAGGCCATATTATATCAAGGGAAGGGGTAGCAACAGACCCTACTAAGATTAAAGCTGTTTTGTCTTGGCCAATACCAACTTCAGTCAAAGAGTTGAGGAGTTTTTTGGGAttaactgggtattacagaaaATTTGTTCAACACTATGGTATTATCAGTAAACCACTCACTGACATGCTTAAGAAAGATGCTTTTCAGTGGGGTGAGACAGCTCAAAGAGCATTTGATCATCTTAGAATAGCCATATCTCAAGCTCCAGTTCTAGCACTTTcagatttcaataaacctttcatTGTTGAAACTGATGCTAGTGGGACAAGTATGGGGGCAGTTTTACAGCAAAATGGACATCCTATAGCCTTTATCTCTAAGGCTTTTGGCCCAAGAACTAAAGCACTGTCAGTCTATGAGAGAGAGCTGCTAGCCATTACCTTTGCTGTCTCTAAATGGAGACATTACCTAGAGCAAGAGCCATTCTTTATTAAGATTGACCATGAGAGTATCAAACATTTATTGGAGCAAAAGTTGCACACTAATTTGCAATTGAAGGGTGTTTCAAAATTATTGGGGCtgcaatataaaattatatatagaaAGGGGGTTGAAAACAAAGTTGTTGATGCCTTATCAAGGAAAATTGCTGTGGATGGTCAACTTTATGCTTTACACTCTTCATTGCAGCCTACTTGGATGGCACAATTGATTCATAGCTATGAAGGGGATGTCAAAGCTGCTGAATTCATCTCTCATTTGTCAATAAATGAGCAAGGCCACCCTCTTTATTCCTATAAAAATAGATTTTTATTCCATAAGGATAGGTTGTATGTGGGCAGCAATG GAGGTCATTATGGAATTAATGCTACTTTTGTGAGGTTGAGCAGACATTTTTACTGGCCTGGTATGTTGAAATCAGTGGTGGACTGGATTAAAAGCTGTGATACTTGTGCTAGGTGTAAAACAGAAACATGTGCCTCTCCAGGGCTTTTAGAACCTTTACCTATTCTAACTCAGGCATGGCAACATATTACAATGGATTTTGTGGAGCAACTACCAAAATCTCAAGGCAATGATACTATTCTTGTGGTGATTTGCAGATTTACAAAGTATGGGCACTTCATTCCGTTACAACATCCTTTCACAGCCTCAACTGTTGCTAAATTGTTTTTAGATACTATTTTTAAGCTCCATGGCCTTCCTGTTTCTATTATCACTGATAGAGATAAGATTTTTACAAGTTTATTCTAG